One Glaciihabitans arcticus DNA window includes the following coding sequences:
- a CDS encoding mannitol-1-phosphate 5-dehydrogenase codes for MTKTAVHFGAGNIGRGFVAQFLHASGYEVVFADVSEELIGALQSQSSYEVIEVGENAKTHVVDGYRAINSKSHEADVIAEIAKADIVTTAVGARILRFVAPVIAAGLAARAADAAPLVIIACENAINGTDLLATEVRALGPVDHAVFANCAIDRIVPEQHGGLDVTIESFFEWVVDRTPFKGETPDIFGVTWVDDLAPFIERKLFTVNTAHAAAAYHGIDRGWVSIREALATPELQAEVRAVLEETKTLLVKKHGFLPDEQQKYIEKTLVRISNPHLPDTCERVGRNPLRKLSRNERFIGPAAQLAELGLPAWDLLNAMGAALRFDVPDDTESVELQALLASGTPAVEIAATISGLEPQHPLFPHLVEVVELRLAR; via the coding sequence ATGACGAAGACGGCAGTGCACTTCGGTGCCGGCAACATCGGGCGCGGCTTTGTCGCGCAGTTCCTGCACGCGAGCGGCTACGAAGTGGTCTTCGCCGATGTCAGCGAGGAGCTGATCGGCGCGCTCCAGTCGCAGTCGAGCTACGAGGTCATCGAGGTCGGCGAGAACGCGAAGACGCACGTCGTCGACGGCTACCGCGCCATCAACTCCAAGTCGCACGAGGCCGACGTCATCGCCGAGATCGCCAAAGCGGACATCGTCACAACCGCCGTCGGTGCCCGCATCCTCCGCTTCGTCGCCCCCGTCATCGCGGCCGGCCTCGCCGCCCGTGCCGCTGACGCCGCACCGCTCGTGATCATCGCGTGCGAGAACGCCATCAACGGCACCGACCTACTGGCCACTGAGGTGCGCGCGCTCGGCCCGGTCGACCACGCCGTCTTCGCGAACTGCGCCATCGACCGCATCGTGCCCGAACAGCACGGTGGGCTGGATGTCACGATCGAGTCGTTCTTCGAGTGGGTCGTGGACCGCACGCCGTTCAAGGGTGAAACCCCCGACATCTTCGGCGTGACCTGGGTCGACGACCTCGCACCGTTCATCGAGCGCAAGCTGTTCACCGTCAACACGGCCCACGCCGCTGCCGCCTACCACGGCATCGACCGCGGCTGGGTGTCGATCCGCGAGGCGCTTGCGACCCCCGAGCTGCAGGCTGAAGTGCGCGCCGTGCTCGAGGAGACCAAGACCCTGCTCGTGAAGAAGCACGGATTCCTGCCCGACGAGCAACAGAAATACATCGAGAAGACCCTCGTGCGCATCTCCAACCCGCACCTGCCCGACACCTGCGAGCGCGTCGGACGCAACCCTCTGCGCAAGCTCAGCCGCAACGAGCGGTTCATCGGGCCCGCCGCCCAGTTGGCGGAGCTCGGGCTGCCGGCCTGGGACCTGCTCAACGCGATGGGCGCAGCCCTTCGCTTCGATGTTCCCGACGACACGGAGAGCGTCGAACTGCAGGCCCTGCTCGCGAGCGGCACACCCGCGGTCGAGATCGCTGCCACCATCTCGGGGCTCGAGCCGCAGCATCCTCTTTTCCCGCACCTCGTCGAGGTCGTCGAACTGCGTCTCGCCCGCTGA
- a CDS encoding Pr6Pr family membrane protein yields the protein MTSRTLAGLFRLAIAATLLIALGYQIVDKITHNDMVASEYYSFFTIQSSFLAAAVLVWGGVVALRHPLDGPFLTSVRMSVLTYAIVTAGVYNGLLRGIPAEGYVGLPWPGELMHVWVPIAILVDWLLSPGRLPLRWKALRIVIVYPIAWLVYTFLKGAATGWFPYPFLEPATGILSIAIYVLAIAALVVGIASLAIAYSRRGRASN from the coding sequence GTGACATCCCGAACCCTCGCCGGCCTGTTCCGCCTGGCCATCGCCGCGACCCTTCTCATCGCCCTCGGCTACCAGATCGTCGACAAGATCACGCACAACGACATGGTGGCGAGCGAGTACTACAGCTTCTTCACCATCCAGTCGAGTTTTCTTGCTGCCGCCGTGCTGGTGTGGGGCGGGGTGGTCGCGCTGCGTCATCCACTCGACGGGCCATTTTTGACGAGTGTGCGGATGTCCGTGCTCACCTACGCGATCGTCACGGCCGGTGTCTATAACGGCCTGCTGCGTGGCATCCCCGCCGAGGGGTACGTGGGGCTCCCGTGGCCCGGAGAGCTCATGCACGTGTGGGTGCCGATCGCGATTCTTGTGGACTGGTTGCTCTCGCCGGGCCGCTTGCCGCTGCGGTGGAAGGCGCTGCGGATCGTGATCGTGTACCCGATCGCCTGGCTCGTCTACACGTTCCTCAAGGGGGCGGCGACGGGGTGGTTTCCGTACCCGTTCCTCGAGCCCGCGACCGGCATCCTGAGCATCGCGATCTACGTGCTCGCGATCGCCGCCCTGGTGGTGGGCATCGCGTCGCTCGCCATCGCGTACTCGCGGCGGGGTAGAGCCAGCAATTAA
- the ilvC gene encoding ketol-acid reductoisomerase: protein MTEIFYDKDADLALIQGKKVAVIGYGSQGHAHAQNLRDSGVEVVIGLKADSKSKPKAEEAGFTVLTSAEAAAWADVIVILAPDQSQRHLYADDIAANLSEGKALVFGHGFNIRFGYITAPAGVDVLLVAPKGPGHTVRREYEAGRGVPVIVAIEQDASGSAWDLAWSYSKAIGGLRAGGIKTTFTEETETDLFGEQAVLCGGTSQLVQYGFETLIEAGYQPEIAYFEVLHELKLIVDLMWEGGIAKQRWSVSDTAEYGDYVSGPRVIDPSVKTNMQAVLKDIQSGAFAERFIADQDAGAPEFLALREKGAAHPIEATGQKLRSLFAWKQQDADYTDGSAAR from the coding sequence GTGACCGAGATTTTCTACGACAAAGATGCCGACCTCGCGCTCATCCAGGGCAAGAAGGTCGCCGTCATCGGCTACGGCTCGCAGGGCCACGCTCACGCGCAGAACCTCCGCGACTCGGGTGTCGAGGTCGTCATCGGCCTGAAGGCCGACTCGAAGTCGAAGCCCAAGGCCGAGGAGGCCGGCTTCACGGTGCTCACCTCGGCTGAGGCGGCGGCCTGGGCCGACGTGATCGTCATCCTCGCACCGGATCAGAGCCAGCGTCACCTGTACGCCGACGACATCGCCGCGAACCTCTCCGAGGGCAAGGCGCTCGTCTTCGGCCACGGCTTCAACATTCGCTTCGGCTACATCACCGCCCCCGCCGGTGTCGACGTGCTCCTTGTCGCCCCCAAGGGACCGGGTCACACCGTGCGCCGCGAGTACGAGGCCGGCCGTGGCGTTCCCGTCATCGTCGCCATCGAGCAGGACGCCTCGGGCTCCGCCTGGGACCTCGCCTGGTCGTACTCCAAGGCGATCGGCGGCCTGCGTGCCGGCGGCATCAAGACCACCTTCACCGAAGAGACCGAGACCGACCTGTTCGGTGAGCAGGCCGTTCTCTGCGGCGGAACCTCGCAGCTCGTTCAGTACGGCTTCGAGACCCTGATCGAAGCCGGCTACCAGCCCGAGATCGCCTACTTCGAGGTGCTGCACGAGCTCAAGCTCATCGTCGACCTCATGTGGGAGGGCGGCATCGCCAAGCAGCGCTGGTCCGTCTCCGACACCGCAGAGTACGGCGACTACGTCTCCGGCCCGCGCGTCATCGACCCCTCGGTCAAGACCAACATGCAGGCAGTGCTCAAGGACATCCAGTCGGGTGCCTTCGCCGAGCGCTTCATCGCCGACCAGGACGCCGGAGCCCCCGAGTTCCTCGCCCTCCGCGAGAAGGGTGCCGCGCACCCGATCGAGGCTACCGGCCAGAAGCTGCGCTCGCTCTTCGCGTGGAAGCAGCAGGACGCCGACTACACCGACGGCTCCGCAGCTCGCTAG
- a CDS encoding carboxypeptidase-like regulatory domain-containing protein: protein MTKLLPARALGAGAIAVVLALLAALLSPVAASAAVSGSVAGVVTLSTGAVGKGVSVQLVAIAGDGSDLARHVSQRVTTASGAFSIPGVAPGEYTLEFGALSGHGMQFLGGATTIAAADTFTVSENRTSYLRAGLVAPGTLSVSVKGLTNTAVAGVSVTAFARNDRDEWTARGSAVTGKTGVAGLALTPGQYRLYARGAAFPPVYSGGVQTLLQATEVRVTRGLATSFAFTAPTTGGVSGTVAGLHDGVAVPKLAGIPVTVLRLVGTPGNYNFATSVTSTVTGPTGVFTATGLLPGVDYTLRFDPPQKTVAGVPLDPRYGTTLLGGTNLLWEANHFTVTAGAVQSVGTQTLTEAGSVTGTVLEYPGFLPAANVPIFARRTYDGNSAQLPGTELTRTAADGTFTVGGLGEGIWAIQAGSSAEEVRLSTTLNGNRYPAITTVTVVAGQSTPLGSSLFATAVNAGNEPALFTPTTVTGTAQVGQTLTAVPPVYKEPVSDTEFFSAPTLAVWLRNGRAIPGAIGTSYTLTGADAGAQVSARIHHFFTTRPWQSSDSAPVTVATGAAPAVITPPAFTTARKVGTPIVATAGTYSLPGTTVGYEWCVDTNDNGDCDGAILGTGTSYTPSSAQQGAEMLVRVTASRAGYTSTIGSYYIGVIGQGTLTVVKLPSVTRKGTVLTASPGTWSALGSNFSYAWSIFDPAAQAWVGLGVSASSLNVKPYAGRALRVLVTATQGGFVSGTSQVTAQVGTAGAPTGATTLPATVSPSTLTAPVPVWSSDTNSSDTTVNWQWQYLKGKKWLALAGRTAATLVVPDSYIGRSLRVVVTARTAGFAPRVLTTNASVVVRHPAPDVPLNVTGAGSAAVGKPLTAAPGSWTVPGVATTYSWQSRATGGVWTTIAAAKSASYTPTEVDFGRELRVIVHGTKLNYAPASVVGGAGVVGNGSLHIKVPGEISTEGDVYRLTLPTFVEGAATLTSVQWSANQPGGSTIAVPGTGLTVPAAGLESRQVLAFVTMSRPKYGNDQTWVVGTSPAWLSMSSPGTLTVPGGAIRVGQALSVGGATFTGVQPAAVSYQWAYSDAGSYKNIPGAVNPTYTPARAYVGRTLAVYVYGHREGYNSSGSIVETDVVAPGFGLNPGLDPVLGVDAVVGVPITATPGGTWSEPASFAYEWKRGSTVISSKATYTPVPSDQGQTLTVTVTGSVPGLASALRGGSTVVQPGTFVATKKPVVSKKGTVLSVSAPTWSKKPTAVVTSWNIYDRATGIATVVTAPKLNVAAHAGKRITVTLTAQLAGYAAATKTVAAQTGRGAAFLSGIGAELIADAAVASAATVANPMFWDLDAVTTGYQWTRNGKAIPGATGVLYPFTVADTGATVAVQITKGSPGYATTSRSFALPYRIPSITPLVATARPVVSGTAVVDGKLSATTGSWNSPGTSHSYQWFTADGGALAIAGATGSTFSPTPELAGASVFVRVTASKPYFTPVVAESNRVAIDYGTAPTPAKLASISRLGGTFTAGLGALPPGFTVSVRWFTVSGGAASPITGATGVTHTTTAVDLGTTYRAVFTATRIGYRPATFATADVLLN from the coding sequence ATGACGAAGTTGCTGCCGGCCCGCGCCCTCGGCGCGGGTGCCATCGCCGTTGTGCTCGCGCTGCTGGCCGCGCTGCTGAGCCCCGTCGCGGCGAGTGCCGCAGTTTCGGGAAGTGTTGCCGGGGTCGTGACGCTAAGCACCGGCGCCGTCGGAAAAGGCGTGAGTGTGCAGCTTGTTGCAATCGCGGGAGACGGCAGCGATCTCGCCCGCCATGTTTCTCAAAGGGTGACCACCGCGTCTGGAGCCTTCAGTATTCCGGGCGTCGCGCCGGGCGAGTACACCCTCGAGTTCGGGGCTCTTTCGGGGCACGGGATGCAGTTTCTTGGGGGAGCCACAACAATCGCGGCGGCCGACACGTTCACCGTCAGCGAGAACCGGACGAGCTACCTGCGCGCCGGACTGGTCGCGCCGGGCACCCTCTCCGTGTCGGTGAAGGGGCTCACCAACACGGCAGTCGCGGGTGTGAGCGTCACGGCCTTCGCGCGCAATGACCGCGACGAGTGGACGGCACGCGGCTCAGCGGTGACGGGCAAGACCGGCGTCGCGGGCCTCGCTCTCACCCCCGGCCAATACCGGTTGTATGCGAGAGGTGCGGCCTTCCCGCCCGTCTACTCGGGTGGTGTGCAGACCCTGCTGCAGGCGACGGAGGTTCGCGTCACCCGTGGCCTCGCTACGAGCTTTGCCTTCACCGCACCGACGACGGGCGGGGTCAGCGGCACCGTTGCCGGGCTGCACGACGGCGTTGCCGTGCCGAAACTCGCCGGGATCCCGGTGACCGTGCTGCGCCTCGTCGGCACCCCGGGCAACTACAACTTCGCGACCTCCGTCACTTCGACGGTGACGGGACCGACCGGCGTTTTCACGGCGACAGGACTTCTGCCCGGTGTCGACTACACCCTGCGATTCGATCCGCCGCAGAAGACCGTAGCGGGGGTTCCCCTCGACCCCCGCTACGGAACCACGCTTCTCGGGGGAACCAACCTCCTGTGGGAGGCGAACCATTTCACGGTCACGGCCGGAGCTGTGCAGTCCGTGGGCACACAGACCCTGACCGAGGCCGGCAGCGTCACGGGCACGGTTCTCGAGTACCCGGGATTCCTTCCCGCGGCGAACGTTCCCATCTTCGCCCGCAGAACCTACGACGGAAATTCCGCCCAGCTTCCCGGTACCGAACTCACCCGCACCGCCGCCGATGGCACCTTCACGGTCGGTGGGCTCGGTGAAGGCATCTGGGCGATCCAGGCCGGCTCCTCGGCGGAGGAGGTTCGGCTCTCGACGACGCTCAACGGCAACCGGTATCCGGCGATCACCACCGTCACCGTTGTCGCGGGGCAGTCGACGCCGCTCGGCAGCAGTCTTTTCGCCACGGCGGTCAACGCAGGCAACGAGCCCGCCCTGTTCACGCCGACAACCGTCACCGGCACCGCACAGGTCGGCCAGACCCTCACGGCTGTGCCGCCCGTCTACAAGGAACCGGTCAGCGACACGGAGTTCTTCAGCGCGCCGACCCTCGCCGTATGGCTGCGCAACGGTCGGGCCATCCCCGGGGCGATCGGCACCAGCTACACGCTCACCGGCGCGGACGCGGGGGCGCAGGTCTCGGCCCGCATCCACCACTTCTTCACGACTCGGCCCTGGCAGAGCTCGGACTCGGCGCCGGTCACGGTGGCGACCGGCGCAGCGCCCGCGGTGATCACACCGCCGGCCTTTACCACGGCGAGGAAGGTCGGCACGCCGATCGTCGCCACCGCCGGCACTTACTCCCTGCCCGGAACCACCGTGGGATACGAGTGGTGCGTCGACACCAACGACAACGGGGACTGCGACGGGGCCATTCTCGGCACCGGGACGTCGTACACGCCCTCCTCGGCCCAGCAGGGAGCCGAAATGCTGGTTCGCGTCACGGCGTCGCGCGCCGGGTACACATCGACGATCGGCTCGTACTATATCGGCGTCATCGGGCAGGGCACGCTGACCGTGGTGAAGCTGCCCTCGGTGACCAGGAAGGGCACGGTGTTGACGGCCAGCCCCGGAACGTGGTCGGCCCTCGGCTCGAACTTCTCGTACGCATGGAGCATCTTCGACCCGGCGGCGCAGGCCTGGGTCGGACTGGGCGTGAGCGCCTCCTCGCTCAACGTCAAGCCGTACGCGGGACGTGCGCTGCGGGTGCTCGTGACGGCGACGCAGGGCGGCTTCGTTTCGGGAACATCACAGGTCACCGCGCAGGTCGGTACGGCGGGTGCTCCGACCGGAGCCACCACCCTGCCCGCGACCGTGTCCCCGTCGACGCTCACCGCACCCGTGCCGGTCTGGTCGTCGGACACCAACTCGAGCGACACCACCGTCAACTGGCAGTGGCAGTACCTGAAGGGCAAGAAATGGTTGGCGCTCGCGGGCAGGACCGCGGCGACGCTCGTGGTACCCGACTCGTACATCGGTCGCTCGCTTCGAGTGGTCGTCACCGCGCGCACCGCGGGTTTCGCGCCCCGGGTTCTCACCACGAACGCGAGCGTCGTGGTGCGTCATCCCGCACCTGATGTACCTCTGAATGTGACGGGCGCCGGCTCGGCGGCCGTCGGAAAGCCGCTCACGGCAGCCCCCGGATCGTGGACGGTGCCCGGTGTCGCCACGACCTACAGCTGGCAGTCGCGCGCGACCGGCGGTGTGTGGACGACCATTGCCGCGGCGAAATCCGCGAGCTATACCCCCACCGAAGTCGACTTCGGTCGGGAGCTGCGCGTGATCGTGCACGGCACAAAACTGAACTACGCCCCGGCGAGCGTCGTCGGTGGAGCTGGCGTCGTCGGCAACGGCAGCCTGCACATCAAGGTGCCGGGCGAGATCAGCACTGAGGGTGACGTCTACCGGTTGACCCTGCCGACCTTCGTCGAGGGCGCGGCGACCCTGACCTCGGTGCAGTGGTCTGCGAACCAGCCTGGGGGATCCACGATTGCCGTTCCCGGAACGGGGCTGACCGTGCCTGCCGCCGGACTCGAGAGCCGCCAGGTTCTCGCCTTCGTCACAATGAGTCGACCGAAGTACGGCAACGACCAGACCTGGGTCGTCGGCACCTCGCCGGCCTGGCTCTCGATGTCGAGCCCCGGAACTCTCACCGTTCCCGGCGGTGCTATCCGCGTCGGCCAGGCGCTCAGCGTCGGCGGTGCGACCTTCACGGGTGTGCAGCCCGCCGCCGTCAGCTACCAGTGGGCATACAGCGACGCCGGCTCGTACAAGAACATCCCCGGCGCGGTCAACCCGACCTACACCCCGGCGCGCGCCTACGTCGGTCGCACCCTCGCCGTGTACGTGTACGGGCACCGTGAGGGCTACAACAGCTCGGGTTCCATTGTCGAAACGGATGTCGTAGCTCCGGGCTTCGGGCTCAACCCCGGACTCGATCCGGTTCTGGGCGTCGACGCCGTGGTCGGTGTGCCGATCACAGCCACCCCGGGCGGCACGTGGTCGGAACCCGCCAGCTTCGCCTATGAGTGGAAGCGCGGCTCGACGGTCATCAGCAGCAAGGCCACCTACACCCCTGTGCCGTCCGATCAGGGCCAGACGCTCACGGTCACCGTGACGGGATCCGTGCCGGGTCTCGCGAGCGCGCTGCGCGGTGGTTCGACCGTTGTGCAGCCCGGTACCTTCGTCGCCACCAAAAAACCCGTCGTCAGCAAGAAGGGCACGGTTCTCTCCGTCTCCGCGCCGACCTGGTCGAAGAAGCCGACAGCCGTCGTCACCTCGTGGAACATCTACGACCGAGCCACCGGCATCGCGACGGTGGTGACGGCACCGAAGCTCAACGTGGCCGCGCACGCGGGCAAACGCATCACCGTCACCCTCACGGCGCAATTGGCGGGCTATGCCGCAGCGACGAAGACGGTCGCCGCGCAGACCGGCAGGGGAGCCGCGTTCCTGTCGGGCATCGGAGCCGAGCTCATCGCCGATGCAGCAGTCGCCTCGGCGGCCACCGTCGCGAACCCGATGTTCTGGGACCTCGACGCCGTCACCACCGGTTATCAGTGGACCCGCAATGGCAAGGCCATCCCCGGCGCCACCGGTGTCCTCTACCCCTTCACCGTGGCTGACACGGGAGCCACGGTTGCCGTGCAGATCACCAAGGGCTCCCCGGGTTACGCGACGACCAGCCGGTCCTTCGCGCTGCCGTACCGCATCCCGTCGATCACACCACTGGTGGCGACCGCTCGGCCCGTTGTATCGGGAACGGCCGTGGTCGACGGCAAGCTGTCCGCGACCACGGGCAGCTGGAACAGCCCGGGCACCAGCCACTCCTACCAGTGGTTCACAGCGGATGGCGGGGCTCTCGCCATCGCGGGTGCGACGGGCTCCACCTTCTCTCCCACCCCCGAGCTCGCCGGCGCAAGCGTCTTTGTGCGGGTGACCGCGTCGAAGCCCTACTTCACGCCGGTTGTAGCCGAGAGCAACCGTGTGGCCATCGACTACGGAACCGCTCCGACGCCCGCGAAGCTGGCGAGCATCTCGCGCCTGGGTGGCACCTTCACCGCGGGTCTCGGCGCGCTTCCGCCCGGGTTCACCGTCTCCGTGCGGTGGTTCACGGTGAGCGGGGGAGCGGCCAGCCCGATCACCGGTGCGACGGGAGTGACCCACACAACGACAGCCGTAGACCTGGGAACGACCTACCGTGCGGTGTTCACGGCGACGCGGATCGGATACCGGCCGGCGACCTTCGCGACGGCGGACGTGCTGTTGAACTAG
- a CDS encoding lamin tail domain-containing protein: MIRTALVALLVGTTVLSGGPPAQATGGGGHGTVLINEIANGGQRSDSDSFFELRNWGDDAVDLTGWSVYRCSAMGLRANTGRTEGELAGVILKPGEIFTFSKVGMAGDQHTTQPFSSEGVGLWLENPEGERVDAVAVYPNEPWQTQTECTFGRNLPNSLDFSLGESWQRVAATGDQAADFVKAPATIAGRNATRGQPRASSNVVISELTGAGPDGPNDDFVELQNTGTVDENISGWQLFRCTAEGRLRENTRQLVVENGTVLRPGERWVAASQSYRGRVDATYRTPLANIEFGVLLRTSDDRLVDRVSVATQADSACQDGDDKLPAVLDAVAGESHQRTADGFIIAPRTPGRANATIANSILARHLRYPATRGVALSEIGTDPAPAGQLPGMRQRNFIELSNFGATRVDIGGWTLRRCELTGSRSPDLQATVPAGTVLEPGKTWLAARAGTDEAGNADATYDTALNFLGAGIWVEDARGIRVDSAGIYAANEMDSSNVTDSPCTKGVALTTYGVDRMLGETFQRTAFTGDDATDFVAAKSTPGSAALVEAAEPITAAQPLEIEGATVRPVSVAEQKPLPATDGAARVIEAWAGASDGPLVKRTGPGERRLDASKPVDAIDDGWLSPYQRLVIDATKLRMGSSVVWRGSSVARNELQLSVWDWSASTWRLLDAGSGAGLSLGGVLGSGDIRAQRVTLLVQDGPRIEATLLDGRDGALAAPEDYDFAISHLTDTQYLSESYPEVYAGVVGWIAQNADDRKIAFATHTGDLVQNWVDPDQNEVRARREFETASKMQAVLDAARVPNSVLPGNHDNKRGVDDSLFNEYFGPERYAGTEWYGGSIAPDDNSANFSTFERGGARFLMLSLPYAYGEREIAWAEQVVTSHPGHNVVISTHEHVTPKTEFEKAHRSSTSRWVSRGQELWDRVIAPNRNVTVVLSGHFHGIGSLVTENAGDIEGHTVVELLADYQEFRTHTGERATGFQRLLQLDLDAGTIAVDTFSVRLAANASHEYDYKQFVADNGTPLSASNARPWRIIESGLQGRYSATDDEFQARVTFQHPKRVHTAALEVGAVAAASSR, translated from the coding sequence GTGATCCGCACCGCGCTCGTCGCCCTGTTGGTTGGAACCACCGTCCTGTCGGGAGGTCCGCCGGCTCAGGCGACGGGCGGGGGCGGACACGGCACCGTGCTCATCAACGAGATAGCCAACGGCGGGCAGCGGTCAGATTCCGACTCGTTCTTCGAGCTGCGCAACTGGGGCGACGACGCCGTCGACCTGACCGGCTGGAGCGTCTACCGCTGCAGCGCGATGGGGCTGCGGGCGAACACGGGACGCACCGAGGGTGAGCTGGCTGGCGTCATCCTGAAGCCGGGTGAGATCTTCACGTTCAGCAAGGTCGGCATGGCCGGCGACCAACACACCACGCAGCCGTTCTCGAGCGAGGGCGTGGGCCTGTGGCTCGAAAACCCCGAGGGGGAGCGCGTCGACGCCGTCGCCGTCTACCCGAACGAGCCGTGGCAGACCCAGACCGAGTGCACCTTCGGCCGCAACCTTCCGAACAGCCTCGACTTCTCGCTCGGCGAGAGTTGGCAGCGGGTGGCCGCGACCGGCGACCAGGCTGCGGACTTCGTGAAGGCTCCCGCGACGATCGCCGGGAGGAATGCAACACGAGGGCAGCCGCGGGCGAGCTCCAACGTGGTCATCTCCGAGCTGACCGGTGCCGGCCCCGACGGCCCGAACGACGACTTCGTCGAGCTGCAGAACACCGGAACGGTCGACGAGAACATCTCCGGCTGGCAGCTGTTCCGCTGTACGGCCGAGGGGCGGCTGCGCGAGAACACGCGGCAGCTGGTCGTCGAGAACGGCACCGTGCTTCGGCCGGGGGAGCGCTGGGTTGCTGCATCACAAAGCTATCGGGGCCGGGTGGATGCCACGTACCGTACGCCCCTCGCGAACATCGAGTTCGGCGTGCTGCTGCGGACGTCCGACGACCGGCTGGTCGACCGCGTGAGTGTTGCCACCCAGGCGGACAGCGCGTGCCAGGACGGCGACGACAAGCTCCCCGCGGTGCTCGACGCGGTCGCGGGGGAGTCGCACCAGCGCACCGCCGACGGTTTCATCATCGCGCCGCGCACACCCGGCCGCGCCAACGCCACGATCGCGAACAGTATTCTCGCGCGACACCTGCGCTACCCGGCCACCCGCGGGGTCGCCCTGAGCGAGATCGGGACCGATCCGGCCCCCGCCGGACAGTTGCCCGGGATGCGCCAGCGCAACTTCATCGAACTGTCCAACTTCGGGGCGACTCGCGTCGATATCGGAGGCTGGACGCTGAGGCGCTGCGAGCTGACCGGCTCGCGGAGTCCCGACCTGCAGGCGACCGTCCCTGCAGGCACCGTGCTCGAGCCCGGCAAGACCTGGCTCGCCGCGCGCGCCGGTACCGACGAAGCGGGCAACGCCGACGCGACCTACGACACTGCGCTCAACTTTCTCGGAGCGGGTATCTGGGTGGAGGACGCTCGCGGCATCCGGGTCGACAGTGCGGGCATCTACGCGGCGAACGAGATGGACTCGAGCAACGTCACCGACAGCCCGTGCACGAAGGGCGTCGCGCTGACCACCTACGGGGTCGACCGTATGCTCGGCGAGACGTTCCAACGCACCGCGTTCACGGGCGATGACGCTACGGACTTCGTGGCGGCGAAGTCCACCCCGGGCAGCGCCGCGCTCGTCGAAGCCGCCGAGCCCATCACCGCCGCCCAGCCGCTCGAGATCGAGGGTGCGACGGTTCGCCCCGTCTCGGTGGCCGAGCAGAAGCCGCTGCCCGCGACCGACGGCGCCGCCCGCGTGATCGAGGCGTGGGCCGGCGCGTCAGACGGGCCCCTGGTGAAGCGCACCGGCCCGGGCGAACGTCGGCTCGACGCGAGCAAGCCGGTCGACGCGATCGACGACGGCTGGCTCTCGCCCTACCAGCGCCTCGTCATCGACGCGACGAAACTGAGAATGGGCTCGTCAGTGGTGTGGCGCGGCTCGAGCGTCGCGCGCAACGAGCTGCAGCTGTCGGTGTGGGACTGGAGTGCTTCGACCTGGCGCCTCCTCGATGCCGGCTCGGGCGCGGGACTGTCGCTCGGCGGGGTTCTGGGGAGCGGGGACATCCGGGCTCAGAGGGTGACGCTGCTTGTGCAGGACGGGCCACGCATCGAAGCGACCCTTCTCGATGGCCGCGATGGCGCGCTCGCCGCCCCCGAGGACTACGACTTCGCGATCTCGCACCTCACCGACACCCAGTACCTCTCGGAGAGCTATCCCGAGGTCTACGCGGGCGTCGTTGGCTGGATCGCCCAGAATGCCGACGACCGCAAGATCGCCTTCGCGACCCACACCGGCGACCTCGTGCAGAACTGGGTGGACCCCGACCAGAACGAGGTGCGCGCACGTCGCGAGTTCGAGACCGCATCGAAGATGCAAGCGGTTCTGGATGCCGCTCGCGTTCCCAACAGCGTGCTCCCCGGCAACCACGACAACAAGCGGGGTGTCGACGACAGCCTGTTCAACGAGTACTTCGGCCCGGAGCGCTACGCGGGCACTGAGTGGTACGGCGGATCCATCGCGCCGGACGATAACTCGGCCAACTTCTCCACCTTCGAGCGCGGTGGCGCACGGTTCCTGATGCTGTCGCTGCCCTACGCCTACGGCGAGCGGGAGATCGCCTGGGCCGAGCAGGTGGTGACCTCGCATCCCGGCCACAATGTCGTGATCTCCACGCACGAGCACGTCACGCCGAAGACCGAGTTTGAGAAGGCGCACCGCTCGTCGACCTCGCGCTGGGTATCGCGCGGGCAGGAGCTGTGGGACCGTGTGATCGCCCCCAACCGCAACGTGACGGTCGTGCTTTCCGGCCACTTCCACGGCATCGGATCCCTCGTCACCGAGAACGCCGGCGACATCGAGGGCCACACGGTCGTCGAGCTGCTCGCCGACTACCAGGAGTTCCGCACGCACACGGGGGAGCGGGCGACCGGCTTCCAGCGCCTGCTGCAGCTCGACCTCGACGCGGGCACCATCGCGGTCGACACCTTCTCGGTGCGCCTCGCCGCGAATGCGAGCCACGAGTACGACTACAAGCAGTTCGTGGCCGACAACGGCACCCCGCTCTCCGCGTCCAATGCGCGTCCGTGGCGCATCATCGAGTCCGGCCTGCAGGGTCGCTATTCAGCCACGGATGACGAGTTCCAGGCACGCGTCACCTTCCAGCACCCGAAGCGGGTGCACACCGCAGCACTCGAGGTCGGCGCGGTGGCGGCCGCCAGCTCGCGGTAG